From the Herpetosiphon gulosus genome, one window contains:
- a CDS encoding MBL fold metallo-hydrolase → MAGTMRVTFWGVRGSYPVPGSDTVQFGGNTPCVEVEANGHTIILDAGTGIVRLGNDLLRRAKERGGPVRATLLFSHMHHDHTQGFPFFTPAYVGSSILNIFGPRVFERDLEETLAHSMLPPSFPVSLGEMNSLKFMRNMTETDVLLFDAHQDTVTVKNFYHDQIADDPDVVQIRAMRSYAHPEGVFVYRVQWQGKSVVYATDTEGYVNTDQRLAAFANQTDLLIHDAQYSEAHYLGHAGYNATQGWGHSTPQMACAVAMAAQAKRLVLFHHEPRYNDAMIRELEQASQTIFANTTAAYEGLTIEI, encoded by the coding sequence ATGGCTGGGACAATGCGGGTCACATTTTGGGGTGTTCGGGGTAGCTATCCGGTTCCCGGGTCGGATACTGTGCAGTTTGGCGGCAATACGCCATGTGTCGAAGTCGAAGCCAATGGGCATACGATTATTCTCGATGCGGGGACGGGAATTGTACGCCTCGGCAATGATCTGTTGCGGCGAGCCAAAGAGCGCGGCGGCCCGGTGCGGGCAACCTTGCTATTTAGCCATATGCACCATGATCATACTCAAGGCTTTCCATTCTTTACTCCGGCCTATGTTGGCTCAAGTATTTTGAATATTTTCGGGCCACGGGTGTTCGAGCGTGATCTTGAGGAAACGTTGGCGCATTCAATGTTGCCACCAAGTTTTCCAGTGTCGTTGGGCGAAATGAACTCGCTGAAGTTTATGCGCAACATGACCGAGACCGATGTATTGCTGTTTGATGCCCATCAAGATACGGTGACGGTCAAGAATTTTTACCATGATCAGATTGCTGATGATCCTGATGTGGTGCAGATTCGAGCCATGCGTTCGTATGCGCACCCCGAGGGTGTGTTTGTTTATCGGGTGCAATGGCAGGGTAAGAGTGTGGTCTATGCGACCGACACCGAAGGCTATGTCAATACCGATCAGCGCTTGGCGGCGTTTGCTAACCAAACCGACTTGTTGATCCACGATGCTCAATATAGTGAAGCGCATTATCTTGGCCACGCTGGTTATAATGCGACCCAAGGCTGGGGTCACTCTACGCCGCAGATGGCGTGTGCGGTAGCCATGGCTGCGCAGGCCAAACGCCTCGTCTTGTTTCATCACGAGCCACGCTACAATGATGCGATGATTCGTGAATTGGAGCAGGCTTCGCAGACGATTTTTGCCAACACCACTGCCGCCTACGAAGGCTTAACAATCGAGATCTAA
- a CDS encoding TetR/AcrR family transcriptional regulator, with protein MSPRRDVRVERTAQIIEAATRLFAQHGIDQTSMDMLAKTVGMSKGVLYWYFESKDAIILALLEQLFNQPLLEVQALLQAPESTAQRLTQLTTNLAAALEELHSLVPLAQELYALSARNNGVQSFLASYFQRYRASLAALIQQGLERGEFSSINPEQIAWHLAALYEGSTVLWLLEPTPQRLTEQLQAALLLLLKAIVVRQD; from the coding sequence ATGTCTCCACGGCGCGATGTCCGAGTTGAACGCACGGCGCAGATTATCGAAGCAGCAACCCGCTTGTTTGCTCAGCATGGCATCGATCAAACTAGCATGGATATGCTGGCCAAGACCGTTGGCATGAGCAAAGGGGTCTTGTATTGGTATTTTGAGAGCAAAGATGCAATCATCCTCGCGTTGTTGGAGCAGTTATTCAATCAACCACTGTTGGAAGTGCAAGCGCTGTTGCAAGCTCCTGAATCGACTGCTCAACGTTTGACTCAACTCACCACCAATTTGGCCGCCGCATTGGAAGAATTACACAGCCTTGTGCCATTAGCGCAAGAATTGTATGCCCTTTCGGCTCGTAATAATGGCGTTCAAAGCTTTTTGGCAAGCTATTTTCAGCGCTATCGGGCTAGTTTGGCGGCGTTAATTCAGCAAGGCCTTGAGCGCGGCGAATTCAGTTCAATCAACCCCGAGCAAATTGCCTGGCATTTGGCAGCGCTCTACGAAGGCTCAACCGTGCTGTGGCTGCTAGAGCCAACTCCCCAGCGTTTGACTGAGCAATTGCAAGCAGCCTTGCTGCTATTGCTCAAGGCAATTGTTGTTCGTCAAGATTAA
- a CDS encoding ATP-binding protein, translating into MAISQIHAIDESYYKQPDLFNIQRLMCPHCGLIFDFQFPLDDEPLGWTRLSNQRIYSSTVYEDFGLIHDVIQETPIEEITEHCSRCGLEIKEDTLILINVSQLVTFDDIRKIIEKGESETLELKAGLREVSKSKVKAEMKKKIAKIVASFANKRGGMLIIGVDDKTKEIKGIENLITPKEREDFSRDIKDMISQIEPAPPNYHLNFIEDEDKIIAIITINISKHICRVDNKVPRRDGESSNFLINQESVDNLQESRNLNNHTPE; encoded by the coding sequence ATGGCTATATCACAAATTCATGCAATTGACGAATCATATTACAAACAACCAGATTTATTTAATATACAACGCTTAATGTGTCCTCACTGTGGCTTAATTTTCGATTTTCAGTTTCCATTGGATGATGAGCCATTAGGATGGACTCGACTATCCAATCAACGAATTTATTCCTCAACAGTATACGAAGATTTTGGCCTTATTCATGATGTTATCCAGGAAACTCCTATTGAAGAAATCACTGAACATTGTTCAAGGTGTGGTTTAGAGATAAAAGAAGATACTCTTATATTAATTAATGTTTCCCAATTGGTGACTTTTGATGACATTCGAAAAATTATTGAAAAAGGCGAAAGTGAGACGTTAGAATTAAAAGCTGGATTAAGAGAAGTTTCGAAATCTAAAGTAAAAGCAGAAATGAAGAAGAAAATTGCGAAAATTGTAGCTTCCTTTGCTAATAAACGAGGGGGAATGCTTATAATTGGGGTTGATGATAAAACTAAAGAGATAAAAGGTATAGAAAATCTAATAACTCCTAAAGAACGAGAGGATTTCTCACGCGATATAAAGGATATGATATCTCAAATTGAACCAGCACCGCCAAATTACCATTTGAATTTCATAGAGGATGAAGATAAAATCATTGCAATTATTACCATAAATATATCTAAACATATATGCCGTGTTGATAATAAAGTTCCAAGAAGAGATGGTGAATCATCAAATTTTCTAATAAACCAAGAATCTGTTGATAACCTACAAGAATCTCGAAATCTGAATAATCATACTCCTGAATAA
- a CDS encoding GNAT family N-acetyltransferase, whose product MTQTQPSVELRPANANDLAILGELLLDLYDAELPDSLRGADSQRQALLRYTLHANNFAGVRGRYLTLNQAGEIVGMAGIQFPNEPAPDRVPRGTLNMAVQLIGLKHTLHLLSTVAASMLMPPPKFNPEYAYVHGIVVRAQQRSQGYGAAIMQAVEQQLVARKVAGAQLQVIVDNHQATKLYERLGYRTVYRSPQWLDRVTIPNVLMQKPLVSGKI is encoded by the coding sequence ATGACCCAAACCCAACCAAGCGTAGAATTACGTCCAGCCAATGCCAACGATTTGGCAATTTTGGGCGAGCTTTTGCTCGATTTGTATGATGCTGAATTGCCCGATTCGTTGCGCGGAGCCGATAGCCAGCGCCAAGCCTTGTTGCGCTACACCTTGCATGCCAATAATTTTGCCGGAGTGCGGGGGCGTTATTTGACGCTCAATCAAGCTGGCGAGATTGTGGGCATGGCGGGAATTCAATTTCCCAACGAACCAGCCCCCGATCGGGTGCCACGTGGCACGCTGAATATGGCGGTGCAACTGATTGGCTTGAAACATACCTTGCACCTTTTGAGCACCGTTGCGGCCTCGATGCTTATGCCACCGCCCAAATTCAACCCCGAGTACGCCTATGTTCATGGGATTGTCGTGCGAGCGCAGCAGCGCAGCCAAGGCTATGGCGCGGCAATTATGCAGGCAGTTGAGCAGCAATTAGTGGCGCGTAAAGTAGCAGGAGCACAACTACAAGTGATTGTCGATAACCATCAAGCCACCAAATTATACGAGCGCTTGGGCTATCGCACCGTCTATCGTTCGCCCCAATGGCTTGATCGCGTGACGATTCCCAATGTGTTGATGCAAAAGCCGTTGGTAAGTGGAAAGATTTAA
- a CDS encoding DUF58 domain-containing protein yields MRALGILGLAVVLFLTGLSSNISFFYYLTYTMLGLLVIAYAWAWSNLEGLEIERESSTTRAQVGETVRERITIYNTWPVPKLWVEVRDHSDLPSHGSGFVSYIPGREKRRWMVRTPCTLRGKWRLGPVSVRSGDPFGIFQLHKMVDLTHDLLVYPATVDLPKFELPTAELIGGQDVRSRTFHVTPNVSTVRQYVPGDSFNRIHWRSTARTGNLMVKEFELDPSADVWIILDMEERFHHGQPDAAIPAIIKTLQGKIAIPNTTEEYSITLAASLARHLLRLNRSVGLLTYGAQREIILPEREARQLYKILEPLAMLHATSNISLAELLAAESQRFGRNASLLIITAALDERWVAAVQRLVYRGARASIMFLDGKSFGGWRDPEPTFVRLAELRVPVYRIHAGDGLDRALAEPAIRPMGRS; encoded by the coding sequence ATGCGGGCATTAGGCATTTTGGGCTTGGCCGTAGTGCTATTTCTGACCGGACTTTCGAGTAATATTTCTTTCTTTTACTACTTGACCTATACCATGCTAGGCTTGTTAGTCATCGCCTATGCCTGGGCTTGGAGCAACCTCGAAGGGCTGGAGATCGAGCGCGAATCGAGCACCACTCGCGCTCAAGTTGGCGAAACTGTGCGCGAACGAATTACGATCTACAATACTTGGCCTGTGCCTAAACTCTGGGTCGAAGTGCGCGATCATTCCGATTTGCCTTCGCATGGCTCGGGCTTTGTGAGCTATATTCCAGGCCGCGAAAAACGGCGCTGGATGGTGCGCACGCCCTGTACCTTGCGGGGCAAATGGCGTTTGGGGCCAGTTTCGGTGCGCAGCGGCGACCCCTTTGGCATCTTCCAACTGCATAAAATGGTCGATCTGACCCATGATCTGTTGGTGTATCCCGCCACTGTCGATTTACCAAAATTTGAGCTACCAACCGCCGAACTCATTGGCGGGCAAGATGTGCGTTCGCGCACCTTTCACGTTACGCCAAATGTTTCGACTGTGCGCCAATATGTGCCAGGCGATAGCTTCAACCGGATTCACTGGCGTTCGACAGCGCGAACTGGCAATCTCATGGTCAAGGAATTTGAGCTTGATCCATCAGCAGATGTTTGGATTATTTTGGACATGGAAGAACGGTTTCACCATGGCCAGCCTGATGCAGCAATTCCGGCGATTATCAAAACTTTGCAAGGCAAAATCGCGATTCCCAATACCACCGAGGAATATAGCATTACCTTGGCAGCTTCGTTGGCACGGCATCTGTTGCGGCTCAATCGCAGTGTGGGTTTATTGACCTACGGTGCACAACGCGAAATTATCCTGCCTGAGCGCGAAGCCCGCCAGCTTTACAAAATTCTAGAGCCATTGGCGATGCTGCATGCCACCAGCAATATCTCATTAGCTGAATTATTGGCTGCTGAAAGCCAGCGCTTTGGCCGTAACGCCTCGCTGCTGATCATCACCGCCGCGCTCGATGAACGTTGGGTGGCGGCGGTTCAACGTTTGGTCTATCGTGGCGCACGCGCTTCGATTATGTTTCTCGATGGTAAATCGTTTGGCGGCTGGCGTGACCCTGAACCAACCTTTGTCCGCTTGGCCGAACTGCGTGTGCCCGTTTATCGCATCCATGCTGGCGATGGTTTAGATCGGGCTTTGGCCGAGCCAGCTATTCGCCCAATGGGACGGAGCTAA
- a CDS encoding MoxR family ATPase — MKHVQEIAQRVAANVEKVIIGKRAAVDLTLIALLCRGHVLLEDVPGVGKTTLAKAIARSIGCSFKRIQFTPDLLPTDVSGVSIYNQKSGEFEFRPGPIIANLVLADEINRATPKTQSALLESMEEGQLTVDGITRALPQPFIVLATQNPIEYEGTFPLPEAQLDRFLLRITLGYPAKADELAILESQRKSHPIDALEQVVSIEELQHMQAEIRDVYVDEQIKEYIVAITTATRNNSDVYLGASPRGSLALYRTAQALSALQGRDYVIPDDIKVLVKPVLAHRMIISPAARIRNIHADELIQHILSQVPVPGARAGRRYERQQPAAAH; from the coding sequence GTGAAACATGTGCAAGAGATAGCTCAACGCGTCGCTGCCAATGTCGAAAAAGTGATCATCGGCAAACGTGCGGCGGTCGATTTAACCCTGATCGCCCTGCTTTGTCGCGGGCATGTGCTGTTGGAAGATGTGCCAGGCGTGGGCAAAACCACCCTTGCCAAGGCAATTGCCCGCAGCATCGGCTGTAGCTTCAAGCGCATTCAGTTCACCCCCGACCTGCTACCAACCGATGTAAGTGGAGTTTCGATCTACAATCAGAAATCAGGCGAGTTTGAATTTCGGCCTGGGCCAATTATTGCCAACTTAGTGCTGGCCGATGAAATTAATCGGGCCACGCCCAAAACCCAATCGGCCTTGCTCGAAAGCATGGAAGAAGGCCAATTGACCGTCGATGGCATTACCCGCGCTTTGCCTCAGCCATTTATTGTGCTTGCAACCCAAAATCCAATTGAATACGAAGGTACGTTTCCGCTGCCCGAAGCGCAACTCGACCGCTTTTTACTGCGAATTACCCTAGGCTACCCCGCCAAAGCCGATGAATTGGCGATTTTGGAAAGCCAACGCAAATCCCATCCAATCGATGCGCTTGAACAAGTCGTCAGCATCGAAGAACTGCAACATATGCAAGCTGAAATTCGCGATGTGTATGTTGATGAGCAAATCAAAGAATATATTGTGGCAATTACCACCGCCACCCGTAACAACAGCGATGTGTACCTTGGGGCTAGCCCACGTGGCTCGTTGGCCTTGTATCGCACAGCCCAAGCGTTGTCCGCCTTGCAAGGTCGTGATTATGTAATTCCTGATGACATCAAGGTGCTGGTCAAGCCAGTTTTGGCCCATCGCATGATCATCAGTCCAGCAGCGCGGATTCGCAATATTCATGCTGATGAATTGATCCAACACATTTTGAGCCAAGTGCCCGTACCAGGCGCACGCGCTGGGCGACGATATGAGCGGCAGCAGCCGGCGGCTGCACATTAG
- a CDS encoding GNAT family N-acetyltransferase: MHLFRRVPSIQDLAMRPLVESDLPPLMGLLEQTPWASLSIPHDEFRLTLNDQLSIVLEYNGKLWGCVLMGYAVGPIAWIRALIVHHSLRPAEAVTEFLHAAEGYAKGHGVERLLIMSDERDASWLLPWVLREGYQLQLDVVGYEKRAMNIPAWGNTGAWIRPATTDDVPMIAKIDAAAFADEWVKNSTILAGVFPVAPFYIVAELNHTIVGYAFATVHHGGMMAHLVRIAVDPALQGQAIGVRLLAELVDWCSLNGVQLLSLNTQNTNQHAQRLYEWFGFMRNGERQTVLVKDL; encoded by the coding sequence ATGCATTTGTTTCGTCGCGTTCCGAGCATTCAAGATTTGGCGATGAGGCCACTGGTTGAGAGCGATCTACCGCCGCTGATGGGCTTGCTTGAGCAAACTCCATGGGCTTCGCTTTCGATTCCCCACGATGAGTTTCGCTTAACCCTCAACGATCAACTCAGTATTGTTTTGGAATATAACGGCAAATTGTGGGGCTGCGTGCTGATGGGCTATGCAGTCGGCCCAATTGCTTGGATTCGAGCACTGATTGTGCATCATTCGTTGCGCCCAGCCGAGGCGGTCACTGAATTTTTACATGCTGCCGAGGGTTATGCTAAGGGGCATGGTGTTGAGCGCTTGTTGATTATGAGCGACGAACGCGATGCCAGTTGGCTGTTGCCGTGGGTGCTGCGCGAGGGCTATCAGCTCCAGCTTGATGTGGTGGGCTACGAAAAACGTGCGATGAACATTCCAGCTTGGGGCAATACCGGGGCTTGGATTCGCCCAGCGACGACCGACGATGTACCGATGATTGCCAAGATCGATGCCGCCGCCTTTGCTGACGAATGGGTCAAAAACAGCACGATTTTGGCCGGAGTTTTCCCAGTTGCACCCTTCTATATCGTAGCCGAACTTAACCATACCATTGTTGGCTATGCCTTTGCCACCGTGCATCATGGCGGCATGATGGCCCATTTAGTGCGGATCGCGGTTGATCCGGCACTGCAAGGCCAAGCCATCGGCGTGCGGCTTTTAGCTGAATTGGTCGATTGGTGCAGTTTAAACGGCGTGCAATTGCTCTCGCTGAATACCCAAAACACCAACCAACATGCCCAACGGCTCTACGAGTGGTTTGGGTTTATGCGCAATGGTGAACGCCAAACCGTTTTAGTCAAAGATTTGTAG